One window from the genome of Garra rufa chromosome 1, GarRuf1.0, whole genome shotgun sequence encodes:
- the sumo2b gene encoding small ubiquitin-related modifier 2 isoform X1, whose amino-acid sequence MADEKPKEGVKTENNDHINLKVAGQDGSVVQFKIKRHTPLSKLMKAYCERQGLTMRQIRFRFDGQPINETDTPAQLEMEDEDTIDVFQQQTGGHI is encoded by the exons ATGGCCGACGAGAAACCCAAG GAGGGGGTAAAGACAGAGAACAACGACCACATCAACCTGAAGGTGGCGGGACAGGACGGGTCAGTGGTCCAGTTTAAAATCAAGAGACACACACCCCTCAGCAAGCTCATGAAGGCCTACTGTGAGAGACAG GGACTGACAATGAGGCAGATTCGATTCCGGTTTGACGGACAGCCGATTAACGAAACAGACACGCCCGCACAG TTGGAAATGGAGGATGAAGACACAATTGACGTTTTCCAGCAACAGACAGGAGGACACATCTGA
- the sumo2b gene encoding small ubiquitin-related modifier 2 isoform X2, which yields MADEKPKEGVKTENNDHINLKVAGQDGSVVQFKIKRHTPLSKLMKAYCERQGLTMRQIRFRFDGQPINETDTPAQLEMEDEDTIYVFQQQTG from the exons ATGGCCGACGAGAAACCCAAG GAGGGGGTAAAGACAGAGAACAACGACCACATCAACCTGAAGGTGGCGGGACAGGACGGGTCAGTGGTCCAGTTTAAAATCAAGAGACACACACCCCTCAGCAAGCTCATGAAGGCCTACTGTGAGAGACAG GGACTGACAATGAGGCAGATTCGATTCCGGTTTGACGGACAGCCGATTAACGAAACAGACACGCCCGCACAG TTGGAAATGGAGGATGAAGACACAATTTACGTTTTCCAGCAACAGACAGGATAA